CAATGTTTCCCCTGACTTTAAATATcatatagaaaaaaaaatgatattaacAGATTGTTAAATTTTCTAAAGCTAAAAAATGATCGAAAACAACCCATTGCTCTCGCGTATTGGCATGCATCCTAACACGGTCACATTGCATGTGTAGGGTGTCCGTTCACCGATTTTGGTAGGAAATATGCTTAGTATGGTTGTGTGCCTTGACTAATTAATGATGTTTAAAACCTACTGGTCGATGGAGGTTCCGTTCTCAAACCATTTTTAACTATTTCTACTGACTATAGTGGCTTCTGTGTACCTGTGACCAATAAATTAACTCAAACAGGTGGAAAGCCACGCCATAGAACTAAATGATGATGGTCATTCTGATATTCTTAATGAACGAAATGGAGTTACACCTGGACTAACTCATGTAACCCATCACCACAAAATCTGGAAAGAAAAAGGATGTTGGAAATCAGCCGTACTCATATTGGGTATGATCAACTGGAGTATTCTCACATATAAAATATATCACATTATAGCAACAATATAAATACATCAACTTTTCGTTAATCAAGTTGAGAATACCACATGTGGTTTCTCAACACTTATGGTCTTCCCAACCGGTAAATAGATTAATCTATTAGTTCATACCTCAATTTCGGATTTCATTTTCTTCCCACATAGCATAATAATTGACATCATGTGTCTTCGTTCATATGTAGAATGGATTGCTTGGTACCTTTGGATGGTAATCATGCTACTGTTGTTGTTCGATTCATTGAAGGTTGTTCCTGCAAATGAGAAATAAGGTTCCATATTGAGTAATTTTTTTGGTTACATCTGGAAGATTAAAATTAAGTAAAAAAGAATCCTCATATGTAAATATTGTGAATCAATTGTTATACCTTGTATGATTCCTCTTCCTGGTGATTGTTTCTTGAGATAGGACATGAAGTATTTTGTCGTGATGCAGTTTATCTGTGCTGCCATATTCAAGTTTGAAAATATGTGGTGATTGTTTCCCATGcggtgttttatttttagaatccTAAAACCAACGAAGTTGCATGTCTTGATATATGGTGTTTAATCTTCAGCGACAGTGGATGCTGACGCAGAGTTGGGCATCTTCTGCAGGCAGGGTTTCTTGCGAGGTGGCTCATTATCAACAACAGGCTCATCTTCAGGACGACTGATTTCGTTAACCTGAGCAGATATGGTTGGAGTTGGTGCTGGAAGGGGGCAAAGGCAACTTTGCTACAGTGAAGCTTGGGGTTTCAAGATACTTCATGTTATACGGAGTTATCAGTATGAGGTAATCCTGGAAGGCACCAATGAGTGATTCAAAGGCAGTTTGTACTGTTGCAAAGCCTTCAACCTGGTTGGAAAATGAAGCCTGTAGTTAGATTTACGATGAGTTAAGTAACATATCAGAAATCAACGTGGGGTTCCTAATTATAAATCGCGTACCTCGCCCTTAGCAACAACATCCAAAGCTGGTAGCTAGACCATTTTTTGGACCTCGCTGTCCATGGCAACAAAAAATGCGGTGCCCGATGAGTCCTCAACTTCCAATCTAAGAAGGTATCTGCATAAACCATGGACCAAACCACTTTCAGTAGATGTCAGTTTAAAGTGTGGGAACATGTAATAATTTAGCATTGAATAATGGCCAGAACCTGGGAACCGGTTCGTCTACTTGGACCTTGCGGCTAGGGCACCAATGGTCCCCTTTGTTCCCCACCAATTTAGTTGTGCAGTTGTGGCACCTCAGGTAATACCAGCCTTTCTCAGTGGAAATACCAATAGCCTTGGCACGACAGACTTTTCTGTTTAGTATCTGAAAAAATGGTATAACACAGTTAACAAAATATTATGAGAAACACAACCGTATAATTTTTTGGGTTGGTGAAAAGGAAAATAGCAGACATGACCATACATTGTACCCAGATTCCCCCTTTGTTTCCATCAATTGGGAAATTAACATTCTAGTGTAGCCAATGGATTGAACTGCCTGATTGTAACCAACTCTCGCCGGAATTGTGATTTCGAGTGGCGATGTTCGGTAGGAAGACCTGAGATTATATGAAATTGTAATCTAGAATGCTTTGTTATGTTTGTGTGTAAACATTTGAAATCATGATTATACCCTATGAGTCAATTTGTGAAAAAAATCATACCTTTCTATAATATGCAAGACCTCTGGAATATCGAGGTCAAAGAAAATTTGAGTCGCATTAGTTGAAGAAGGCGACACCTTGCCTGAATAATCACATGGGTTGATTTAATATGCAGGGATGGAATAAAGATAAGTTTGTTTACAAATTCAGCCAATTTGGTCATTAAGATTTGTGTACCTGGATATTGCTTGACATAGACACCAGTAACAACAGCCACAACAGGCTGTGGATTAAGTTCATGCGCTTCAAGGTTCCTGGTAAGCTCAGAAGTGGAATCACCCCATAATGTGACCTTAAGCTTCATACCACTGTTTTCAGGTGAAATATATAACTGTGTGAGATAGGCGTAACCACCAAAGACTAAATCAAATTCATGTCACAGGTGTTAACTGAATTTTCCTCGGACCCACCTTAAGTTTTCCAGTGTTAGTTCACGCATGAAACACACGTTGCCAGAACTTCGCTTAACCTGCTGCAAGTTTGTGTGGCTTGTCAACACAACTACAACATCTGCAAACAACAATCAGGAAATATTAGGTGATTTAACCACGGTCTGGGAATCAACAGATGTAACATTCACTGAAGTCACCAGTAAGGTAAGTGTTGGTGGTAGCAGCTGCCAGGTTCTCAAGCTCAGTGAAATTGAACTTGTGGCGAGGAATCGACGCACTGGTGGTTTCTAGTGGAGTAATATCGGTATTCCAGTTAAAGTACGGTATTCCAGTTAAAGTACGCGCGATAGTCATTCTGGGAGGGCGGAACATTTTTTTTTCAGGGGCAATGTCAAATTGTTAAGACACAAAAGCATCCCCTCTTCTAACAGGGGTTCAAATTTCCAGATGAATTTCTTTTGAACAATTGCGTGTAGCAGGTCACCCTAAGATAGGATCAggtaataatattatcattagtTATTAAAATACCCGCAAAAAATATAGAAGGGATTTATTATTGAGGCTGCATATGCTTACAATACTATCTAGTCCACACGTAGTAATGTTATAACTAACCACAACTTCATATATAATTGAAAGCATTTTTAGGTCCAAAAAAATTTATATTGCAAGATTCAGTTTTGCTGTTAACCAATTTCCCTAGGGTAGAATATACTATGTGGTGATGTTCATGACATAATATACTATGTAGTGCTCATATGTAATAAAATGATCTGGAATCATATTCACTTTACTACTTACGGTGTCATCCAGCAGGAGCAAATCAAGGATGGTAACATCATTTGTTCTCATGAAGTCCGCTTCATGCCACATCCGAACAATGTGAACTCGGGTCATCCATGGCCCAATTCCAATTTTTTGCTGAAAGTCTTTCAGTATTAGGATTCCCGGAGTCTGTACGGCAGATACGGAGGTGGGAAGCATTGTAGTAGCCATTATGTAAACCTACAAAATGGCACAAATAAGGTTAGCAACTGAATAAAACACGAGGCGAAAAAAAGAATTCATATTGAAACTGGCCCTGCAAAATTTGCACACCTGGAATCACTGCAGCGGAGAATTTCAAAAGAGGGAAGAGGTGGTGGTTGAGCATGATTTGCAAATGAAAATCTGGTGACTTAGTTATATAGGCCGCAGATTTACATTCTTTCAATGCTAGGACAATTAACGGGCAGAAAATGAAACGTCTGCCAAAACATGAATGGGTATTCAAAGCAAGAAATAAAAACACAAAGGAAGATGGAAGGCCAAAGGAACTGATCAATTACTCGGGTTAAAATTAGGAGGCTTGTAACGGCAAATTTAAATGTAAATAACCTGAAACGTTCAATGATGAAACAACTCAGGTATAAATTGGCATGACACCTAGCAATTAGGTCTAAAACggattttgaaaaatataagaaaaataagAACATCAAAATTGAGATCACCAGGTAGTAAACCCAAAAACCAATTCCGAGTTCTAAAACGTATtttgaacataaaaaaaaaaaacatgaaaaaatcaACATAGAATTAAAAATACCATCTTTAGGAAATCAGAGAAGcaagtttcagagacagatcaagatgcGTACGTGGCGATAAAAGTTTCGAGGAGTTGGTTAGCTTacgctatgtttattttgtgtttatattcatcTTTGTAAACCAACTCACTACTGaatatgtatcacttgagaggagttcttgtatttatttctgaGAGTgtttagattcgggttaatctttgtttagaacttctttcttagtgttttaaatagatgttttagatcgttagttcctcattttatagttaatctcttggattagtcagctgctagcttagggggcgctacaatgttggtatcagagctcacgtTTGGATCTTATATGGAAAACAATATATAATAGCCAGTACCATATAGATTGTTAGATTAGTTTGGAACTGGGTTGGgtctgtgagataaatcttaatcactaaaaataatcaagaactaaaatatttttgagttgaaTTAATTGATTGATTTGTTCAGCATGTTGATTGATTCCTTCTTgtttttccgtgtatatatttatgaaataaaaattgtaggttGAAACCAGATACATTCTAGGTTATAAATTTCAATAAAGATAGAGATAAGTTAGTCTCAGTTTTTAACACTTTgataatctagcactggagaatagtgaggttTGAAATTCTTCTGGtgtgtttgtgttgtctttgttcgtAGGAAACCATCGTCGGGTCTTGCTAACCTGGACATCCCAACTACAAGCATGAATTACCATTTTTATTAGGAAGACTTGCTTCTATTAATGAACTGATAGATCCAAAATTTTACTTAGAAAATAATAGAGTAGCTTTtctcgtaattagaaccattAATCTATTAAATTAGAAATGAAGTTAAATTGTAAAAGTAATTAAGATAATAGTTCGACCATTAGTGTTAgtaataataaatgataataagatcactaataatcataacaaaaGTAATATAACACTTATCAAATAGTATTATATTGAACTTTATCTAATTAAAATTGTATTAGTAAGTGTATAACGATAAAAGTAATAATTAGGATCAAGTAGCTACGCAATATTATTAGTAATTAACTACGGTCAGATtttataaattaaataaaattagaaatgcATTCTTTTGCATTTAAATCAGATAGATAATATAAGACTTACTAGATTAGATCTAAGAACATGTTGATATATTGCATAAAAAGACTAAAATTCGTAGTAATCTTATGACCAAGTTTTCTTTAGTTCAATAATTGATTTAGTAAATCATCAAAACTAAACAAACATACGTGAGGAAGTAGTAATAATATTTGGATGCTTAGTACAACAACAGACTTGAAAGTtaaaataaatttgtatattaataagatactttacattaataggaaaatctaaagactattagaaTACACTAAAATTTTATGCAGACCCGAATCGAAATATTATAAGTTACCAACGCCAATATTTTACAAGATATAGCATgcagatttaataaaaataaataaaatcaagtaCATTAATCCTTACGTGAATGTAAAGTTATATTTCGAAAGTTAAGATTTAGTGTACCAATAGGACTACCAGCAAACCAATAACGACAATAATAAATATATGGAAGTGACATTGCCGATAATTCTATTTCAATAGTTATGTTAATagaaaatgttagagcattgctcggtcgaactcgcatgcaatgttagtgatcaaaactataagtctttatttctagtatactatagctaaggtctcggactaggatagaaagtgtagttgagttcaagaagatggaaatcatcatacaagacgaaggactactcaaggaactggtggatcttcatcgactaaaagttatgtggagacttgaacttatctatcactcaaaagtctatttatctcctatcttgagacaaaagtcgttttgctatatagacttagattatacacatttggtatttcgagccgagtttacctcgcctatctatttctcgaaatatgtgttggtaaagctttcgcttttgccaagttcatatttacctagtgacgaaattcaagttatgtttcaatcactttgaaaattgctctgacgaaaaatcgcttgtgaataacaactatataacgtcctctgagaatgtttcaatgattgaaatgagagtttagacttatagatgggaaaaacgatttgctggtttttacggaatcgaggagatgacggtgcagaggagactccttgaaccaagaaaatgctcaacctcacactgatgcactacaagaaggagtactttaagttcgagaggtcaatctgtaggaattcggcctaaaccaagacaatggccgctccagagtcaattcggtcacaagagaggatgggtcgatttgtaggaggaaaactgagaaatgtgtgagatcaatggtgatcgagattgtaggtgtgttgtgtattctgcgtaagaaaattctgaatgattgaatttactcagttgagagtgattgctcagacgatgagttcgtgtagacgaaagattgtctgtatgaacttgtcgggaaattcttgtctgtttcaatcatgattcagagaccttttatattgctggaattgtaaacacattgatcccatgaagtgtgacagtttctgagatcaaagagtgggaaagtgggaagtcgtgtcaaaaccagtaactcatcgtgcggagacttggttgatttcccatccactactttcctaactcctccaactgattacacaacttgctcacattatcttcgtgtgtatgaacacacgtaccgtagaccgccagaccaaaaccctagttaatattccCCATATGACACGagtgacatctcgtgattgtggaaccAATTGCTGACtttgtgggacgatgagtccttgtattgctgagttgaacgtgatttgcaaatgttctgagactcatgaattgaacatgcctgctgagacaaaagtatattgtcgaataaatgttgataacttaagatgagcaaatgttgctgaattgttgaataatgatagttgaaccaatattccttagtcttagaaaatatttctcatacgagcaagtgttgctcgtctgataaattgttggtgtcaggaccagacaagataaaaaatattaatttaagacacTGGCATCTAGaccgagcataataataaaaatgttgatcacgggatcatcataaaattattagtatttgaatctgctcagaattatgttttgcagagctctggattcgaaaccctaattttgatcaattgatgatttattgaaaatcaaccacagagtgaaggagtgaccggctacatgggatgagaattcgaccatgtaacgcccagatgctcaaatgagcaaaataccaaagtctcttgaagaccagttggtgaaagaatgattaaatgctggtttaatcacttattattaaaataatgctcgtgtg
Above is a genomic segment from Papaver somniferum cultivar HN1 chromosome 10, ASM357369v1, whole genome shotgun sequence containing:
- the LOC113315296 gene encoding replication protein A 70 kDa DNA-binding subunit B-like; the encoded protein is MTIARTLTGIPYFNWNTDITPLETTSASIPRHKFNFTELENLAAATTNTYLTDVVVVLTSHTNLQQVKRSSGNVCFMRELTLENLSGMKLKVTLWGDSTSELTRNLEAHELNPQPVVAVVTGVYVKQYPGKVSPSSTNATQIFFDLDIPEVLHIIERSSYRTSPLEITIPARVGYNQAVQSIGYTRMLISQLMETKGESGYNILNRKVCRAKAIGISTEKGWYYLRCHNCTTKLVGNKGDHWCPSRKVQVDEPVPRYLLRLEVEDSSGTAFFVAMDSEVQKMASFSNQVEGFATVQTAFESLIAPTPTISAQVNEISRPEDEPVVDNEPPRKKPCLQKMPNSASASTVAED